The following coding sequences are from one Shewanella putrefaciens window:
- a CDS encoding Crp/Fnr family transcriptional regulator, translating into MDTQQLKAVPEQALKKANAPPENNRLLNDLPDEVKQRIFPHLELVSLELGDVVCEAGSKLRYVYFPLNSIISLLYVMENGASAEIAVVGNDGMVGVALFMGGESTTSRAVVQSAGVAYRLFGQRLKDEFNRHGALLHLLLRYSQVLLTQMAQTAVCNRHHSIEQQLCRWLLLSIDRLSDDRVLMTQELIANMLGVRREGVTDAAGKLQRMGIINYSRGNIEVLNRKLLEQTCCECYSVVKQESERLMPQKNGTKK; encoded by the coding sequence ATGGACACACAACAATTGAAAGCGGTGCCAGAACAGGCACTGAAAAAGGCTAATGCCCCCCCCGAAAACAACCGGTTACTAAACGACTTACCTGATGAAGTCAAACAGCGTATTTTCCCGCATCTAGAGCTAGTGTCATTAGAGCTTGGTGACGTGGTCTGCGAAGCTGGCTCGAAGCTGCGTTATGTCTATTTTCCACTGAACTCTATTATTTCACTGCTCTATGTGATGGAAAATGGTGCATCTGCTGAAATTGCAGTCGTTGGCAATGATGGCATGGTCGGCGTTGCACTGTTTATGGGGGGAGAAAGCACCACGAGTCGAGCCGTAGTACAAAGCGCTGGCGTTGCCTATCGGTTGTTTGGTCAACGGCTCAAAGACGAATTTAACCGTCATGGTGCTCTGCTCCACCTCTTGCTACGTTATAGCCAAGTATTGCTCACCCAAATGGCCCAAACAGCAGTTTGCAATCGCCACCATAGTATTGAACAGCAACTATGTCGCTGGCTGTTACTCTCTATCGATAGGCTATCGGATGATCGCGTATTGATGACGCAGGAATTAATTGCCAATATGCTTGGCGTACGCCGAGAAGGCGTCACCGATGCTGCTGGAAAACTGCAACGAATGGGAATAATCAATTACAGTCGCGGTAATATTGAGGTACTGAACCGCAAATTGCTGGAGCAAACCTGTTGTGAATGTTACTCAGTCGTTAAGCAGGAGTCAGAACGTCTGATGCCACAAAAAAATGGCACTAAAAAATAG
- a CDS encoding Crp/Fnr family transcriptional regulator, whose protein sequence is MSTIIQNTLAPKVQNQLIHHLPALEQAELLSQAKLVQLNFADLLCQPGESYQYVYFPLTAFISLIAKLPKHPALEMGLIGYEGMLGATTLLSTRQVPSEAIIQGSGKAWRIPIATFEDLLAQSSSLRQILETYLYQLLCQLSQNAVCAHFHSVESRLARWLLMSHDRIQTNELFLTHQFLSDMLGVRRSSITEAAGELQASGCISYNRGRLYILDRQGLLARCCSCYHLMRT, encoded by the coding sequence ATGTCAACAATAATTCAAAACACACTAGCACCAAAGGTTCAGAATCAATTGATCCATCACCTACCCGCTTTAGAGCAAGCTGAATTATTATCACAAGCTAAATTAGTCCAACTTAACTTCGCTGATTTACTGTGTCAGCCAGGGGAGTCATATCAATACGTTTATTTTCCGTTAACGGCATTTATTTCATTGATCGCTAAACTACCAAAACACCCTGCATTAGAAATGGGCTTAATTGGCTATGAAGGCATGCTTGGTGCAACAACGTTGTTGAGCACTCGACAAGTCCCTTCTGAGGCAATTATCCAAGGTTCAGGTAAAGCCTGGCGTATCCCAATTGCAACGTTTGAAGACTTACTTGCTCAAAGCAGCAGTCTGAGACAGATATTGGAAACTTACCTATACCAATTATTATGCCAATTATCACAAAATGCCGTCTGCGCACATTTTCACTCAGTCGAATCTCGGCTTGCACGCTGGCTATTAATGAGTCATGACCGCATACAGACTAATGAGCTGTTTCTCACCCATCAGTTTTTATCTGATATGTTGGGTGTTAGGCGAAGCAGTATTACCGAGGCCGCGGGAGAATTGCAGGCCAGCGGCTGTATTTCATATAACCGTGGGCGGTTATATATCCTCGACAGACAAGGTCTGCTGGCTCGTTGCTGCAGTTGTTATCATTTAATGCGTACTTAA
- a CDS encoding BON domain-containing protein, producing the protein MKTIKVLSIFLLAIGLVAVASCSSNYNKEGTGEYFDDSVVTTKVKAAILGEKSLSVAEINVETFKGVVQLSGFVKSREDINTAVKLTSKVPGVISVKNDMQLK; encoded by the coding sequence ATGAAAACAATTAAAGTGTTAAGCATCTTTCTGCTTGCCATTGGGCTAGTCGCCGTCGCCAGTTGCAGCTCCAATTACAACAAAGAAGGCACTGGCGAATATTTCGACGACAGTGTGGTGACGACTAAAGTTAAAGCTGCAATTCTAGGTGAAAAAAGCTTGAGCGTAGCTGAGATTAATGTTGAAACATTTAAAGGTGTGGTTCAGCTCAGCGGATTTGTCAAATCACGCGAAGATATCAATACAGCAGTCAAATTGACAAGCAAAGTCCCTGGTGTCATTTCAGTCAAAAACGATATGCAACTAAAATAA
- a CDS encoding DUF3309 family protein produces the protein MSIATILLIILILLFLGMLPTWPHSRNWGYRPGGVIGIVLLVLIILLLTGRIS, from the coding sequence ATGTCAATTGCTACTATATTATTGATTATTTTAATTTTGTTATTTCTCGGCATGCTCCCCACCTGGCCTCATAGCCGCAACTGGGGTTATCGTCCCGGTGGCGTTATAGGCATAGTGCTACTGGTGCTGATTATATTGCTGTTAACCGGTCGCATCAGTTAA
- a CDS encoding PRC-barrel domain-containing protein produces MNYHDRDIYGIYKNPQFAETLSTQGPGPYLMGAETLIGNTVVNHADETLGDIKEIMLEVGTGRVGYAVLSFSTYFGFGEKLFAVPWKMLTLNTEKKCFVMDISLERLKTAPGFDKGHWPNMTDVEWGKNLHDYYGSQWD; encoded by the coding sequence ATGAATTATCATGATCGCGATATTTACGGTATTTACAAGAATCCCCAGTTCGCCGAGACATTATCGACACAGGGACCCGGTCCATATCTGATGGGTGCTGAAACTCTGATCGGCAACACTGTTGTTAACCATGCTGATGAGACCTTAGGGGACATCAAAGAAATTATGCTTGAAGTTGGAACTGGCCGTGTCGGTTATGCGGTACTGTCATTCAGTACTTACTTTGGTTTTGGAGAAAAGCTTTTTGCGGTACCTTGGAAAATGCTGACTCTTAATACAGAGAAAAAATGTTTTGTTATGGACATATCATTAGAAAGACTAAAAACGGCGCCAGGTTTTGACAAAGGTCATTGGCCGAATATGACAGATGTTGAATGGGGAAAAAATCTGCACGATTACTATGGTAGTCAGTGGGATTAA
- the fadE gene encoding acyl-CoA dehydrogenase FadE, with protein sequence MTTLLWIIAMILVLGALAYLRVSLLTATIAAAVVMTAGWTLDVVGPISWIVFLVIALPLNISAFRQNVISRPLMKIYRGIMPEMSSTEKEAIEAGTTWWEADLFAGNPNWKKLHNYPVARLSADEQAFLDGPVEEVCRMVNQHQVSHQLADLPAEVWQYLKDHGFFAMIIKKKYGGLEYSAYAQSRVLQKLAGVSSELASTVGVPNSLGPGELLQHYGTPEQQNHYLPRLAKGLEVPCFALTSPEAGSDAGSIPDFGIVCKGQWEGEEVLGMKLTWNKRYITLAPVATVLGLAFKLRDPDHLLGDKEELGITCALIPTDVEGVETGRRHFPLNCMFQNGPTRGNEVFVPLSFIIGGPKMAGQGWRMLVECLSVGRGITLPSNSAGGVKTAALATGAYARIRRQFKLPIGKLEGIEEPMARIGGNAYLMDAVTSLTTTGIDLGEKPSVISAIVKYHLTDRMQKCIIDAMDIHGGKGVCLGPNNYLGRGYQAAPIAITVEGANILTRSMIIYGQGAIRCHPYVLAEMESAFDTQSGQGLANFDAAIFGHIGFATSNFVRSFWLGLTSSRFSNAPYSDKTKRYYQHMNRFSANLALLSDLAMATLGGNLKRKERISARLGDLLSQLYLASATLKRYEDEGRQTDDLPLVQWAVEDALYKLQASLDDLLDNFPMGLGGVLRVVMFPFGRPLKRPSDVLDHKVAKIMQTPCESRDRLGKGQFWTNSEHNAVGIQEQTLKDILAAEPLFDKVCKASGKRLPFMWLDKVAAEGKALGVLSDSEIQLLERAEIGRMKSINVDDFDPAELRPEVVSATSQERAA encoded by the coding sequence GTGACTACCCTACTTTGGATCATCGCTATGATCTTAGTGTTAGGAGCCCTAGCTTACCTTCGGGTATCTTTGCTCACTGCCACTATCGCAGCCGCTGTTGTGATGACAGCAGGATGGACACTCGATGTTGTCGGCCCTATCTCTTGGATCGTTTTCCTTGTGATTGCCTTGCCACTTAACATCAGTGCATTTAGACAAAATGTAATCAGTCGCCCACTGATGAAGATATATCGTGGCATCATGCCTGAAATGTCTTCTACCGAAAAAGAAGCGATTGAAGCCGGTACCACTTGGTGGGAAGCCGATCTGTTTGCAGGTAACCCGAACTGGAAAAAACTCCATAACTACCCAGTTGCGCGTTTAAGTGCAGATGAGCAAGCCTTCCTCGATGGCCCAGTAGAAGAAGTGTGCCGCATGGTAAACCAACACCAGGTATCACACCAACTCGCTGACTTACCTGCAGAAGTATGGCAATACCTCAAAGATCATGGCTTCTTTGCTATGATCATCAAGAAAAAATACGGCGGTTTAGAGTATTCAGCCTATGCACAATCCCGTGTGTTGCAAAAACTAGCAGGCGTCAGCAGTGAGTTAGCTTCAACTGTTGGTGTACCGAACTCTTTAGGCCCTGGTGAACTATTGCAACATTACGGCACGCCAGAGCAACAAAACCATTATTTACCGCGTTTAGCCAAAGGGTTAGAAGTCCCTTGTTTCGCTCTGACCAGCCCAGAAGCCGGTAGCGATGCAGGCTCGATTCCTGATTTTGGTATCGTGTGTAAAGGTCAATGGGAAGGCGAAGAAGTTCTTGGTATGAAGTTAACCTGGAACAAACGCTATATCACCTTAGCACCGGTTGCCACTGTATTAGGTTTAGCCTTCAAACTGCGCGATCCTGATCATCTACTTGGTGATAAAGAAGAGCTCGGCATTACCTGCGCACTGATCCCAACCGATGTTGAAGGTGTTGAAACGGGTCGTCGTCACTTCCCGCTCAACTGTATGTTCCAAAACGGTCCGACTCGCGGCAACGAAGTATTCGTACCATTAAGCTTCATCATTGGCGGCCCGAAAATGGCTGGTCAAGGCTGGCGCATGCTGGTGGAATGTTTATCAGTGGGTCGTGGTATCACGCTGCCATCAAACTCAGCGGGTGGCGTGAAAACCGCAGCACTGGCAACGGGTGCCTATGCGCGCATTCGTCGTCAATTCAAACTGCCCATTGGTAAGTTAGAAGGCATTGAAGAGCCAATGGCTCGCATCGGTGGCAACGCCTACCTAATGGATGCGGTCACTTCGCTAACAACGACAGGTATTGATTTAGGAGAAAAACCATCGGTTATCTCTGCAATAGTGAAATACCACTTAACCGATAGAATGCAGAAATGCATCATCGATGCCATGGACATTCATGGCGGTAAAGGCGTATGTCTTGGCCCGAATAACTATTTAGGCCGTGGTTACCAAGCTGCGCCTATCGCGATTACTGTTGAAGGTGCAAACATCCTCACCCGTTCGATGATCATCTACGGCCAAGGCGCAATTCGTTGCCATCCGTACGTGCTTGCCGAAATGGAATCCGCGTTTGATACCCAGTCGGGTCAAGGTTTAGCCAATTTCGATGCGGCAATTTTCGGTCATATTGGTTTTGCGACCAGTAACTTTGTTCGTAGCTTCTGGTTAGGTCTGACATCGAGCCGTTTCTCAAACGCGCCTTACTCAGATAAAACCAAGCGTTATTATCAACATATGAATCGTTTCAGTGCCAACCTTGCCCTACTCTCTGACTTAGCCATGGCAACCTTGGGTGGTAACCTTAAACGTAAAGAACGTATCTCTGCCCGTTTAGGTGACTTATTAAGTCAACTGTATCTGGCATCAGCCACACTGAAACGCTATGAAGATGAAGGCCGTCAAACCGACGACTTGCCATTAGTACAATGGGCCGTTGAAGATGCACTATACAAGCTACAAGCATCTTTAGACGATTTACTGGATAACTTCCCTATGGGTCTTGGCGGCGTATTACGTGTGGTGATGTTCCCATTCGGTCGTCCACTGAAACGCCCAAGCGATGTGTTAGATCATAAAGTCGCTAAGATCATGCAAACACCCTGTGAAAGTCGTGACCGTTTAGGTAAAGGCCAGTTCTGGACTAACTCGGAGCACAATGCTGTAGGTATTCAAGAGCAAACGCTTAAGGATATTCTGGCTGCCGAACCTTTATTTGACAAAGTCTGTAAAGCCAGTGGTAAACGTCTACCCTTTATGTGGTTAGATAAAGTGGCCGCTGAAGGCAAAGCCTTAGGGGTATTGAGCGATAGCGAAATACAACTGTTGGAAAGAGCCGAGATTGGCCGCATGAAGTCAATCAATGTGGATGACTTTGACCCAGCAGAACTGCGTCCAGAAGTAGTTTCTGCTACTTCACAAGAGCGCGCAGCCTAA
- a CDS encoding class II glutamine amidotransferase yields the protein MCELLAMSANVPTDIVFSFTGLAQRGGVTGPHVDGWGITFYEGKGSRTFKDACPSSESHIAKLIQSYPIKSEVVISHIRQANRGCVSLENTHPFTRELWGCYWTYAHNGQLTDYQDMFQVSRYQSVGDTDSELAFCWILEQVAQKFGDAKPQDMLAVFHFVATLAEQIRTLGVFNMILSDGEYLMSYCSNNLCYITRRAPFGKAKLIDTDVVIDFDKETTPHDVVTVIATRPLTENENWHVMQSGDWKLFRFGELLVDC from the coding sequence ATGTGTGAATTACTGGCGATGAGTGCCAATGTGCCGACCGATATTGTGTTTAGTTTTACGGGATTAGCACAACGTGGTGGGGTAACGGGGCCCCATGTTGACGGTTGGGGTATTACTTTTTACGAAGGGAAAGGTAGCCGCACTTTTAAGGATGCTTGCCCGAGCAGTGAATCCCATATTGCAAAATTGATCCAATCTTACCCCATTAAGAGTGAAGTGGTGATAAGCCATATTCGCCAAGCCAATCGCGGTTGTGTGTCTTTGGAAAACACGCACCCTTTTACCCGCGAACTATGGGGGTGTTATTGGACTTATGCTCATAATGGTCAATTGACGGATTATCAGGATATGTTTCAAGTCTCGCGCTATCAGAGCGTGGGCGATACCGACAGCGAACTCGCTTTCTGCTGGATTTTAGAACAAGTTGCCCAAAAGTTTGGTGATGCTAAACCCCAAGATATGCTGGCAGTATTTCATTTTGTTGCGACTCTAGCCGAACAAATTCGAACCTTAGGCGTGTTTAATATGATCTTAAGCGATGGTGAGTATTTGATGAGCTATTGCAGCAACAACTTGTGCTATATCACGCGCCGCGCGCCGTTTGGCAAAGCGAAACTGATCGATACGGATGTAGTGATTGATTTTGATAAAGAAACAACCCCCCATGATGTCGTGACAGTGATTGCCACCCGGCCATTAACTGAAAATGAGAACTGGCATGTGATGCAGTCTGGCGATTGGAAGTTATTTCGATTCGGTGAGTTATTGGTTGATTGCTAA
- a CDS encoding DUF3108 domain-containing protein produces MRTITALLMSISALSHSVFAMAPPTPLTPQTAEYQVNYGDIQLGKAKYVLPSAENGVFKYRFDSDLSLLLLTDVRHVLSEFTQEEGKLTPLRYLHQRKGVGPNYTEQTAFAKAQGFIHTRYKDEKGKFPYEDEIFDPLMVQLQFRLDISTGKEVLDYKMIKDNEVDDYQFHVIGKERMTIESGSYDTVKIEVVRDNKKRQTFFWMAPDLAYLPVRLSHFEKGSKQLDIKLLKYHFDEQQAVTPEPTETLTPQAAPKLLGTTDKGTTEN; encoded by the coding sequence TTGCGCACCATAACAGCATTATTAATGAGCATTTCCGCACTCTCCCACAGTGTATTTGCCATGGCACCGCCTACGCCACTCACTCCACAAACTGCTGAATATCAGGTCAATTATGGTGATATTCAATTAGGCAAAGCCAAATACGTACTCCCCAGTGCAGAAAACGGCGTATTTAAGTATCGTTTTGATAGCGATCTAAGCCTTTTGCTACTGACCGATGTCCGCCATGTACTGAGTGAATTTACCCAAGAGGAAGGAAAGCTGACTCCACTACGCTATTTACACCAACGTAAAGGTGTTGGCCCCAATTACACTGAGCAAACCGCCTTTGCTAAAGCGCAAGGATTTATCCATACCCGATATAAAGACGAGAAAGGTAAGTTTCCCTATGAGGACGAAATATTCGATCCCCTAATGGTACAACTGCAATTCAGATTGGATATCAGTACAGGCAAAGAAGTGCTCGATTATAAAATGATCAAGGACAACGAGGTGGATGACTATCAATTTCATGTCATAGGTAAAGAGCGAATGACAATAGAAAGTGGCAGTTATGACACGGTAAAAATCGAAGTTGTACGCGATAATAAAAAGCGTCAAACTTTTTTTTGGATGGCACCTGACTTAGCTTATCTTCCTGTTCGTTTATCTCATTTTGAAAAAGGCAGTAAGCAGCTTGATATTAAATTACTCAAATATCATTTCGATGAACAACAAGCTGTTACACCCGAACCAACCGAAACACTTACACCACAAGCAGCACCAAAACTCTTAGGGACAACTGACAAAGGGACGACTGAAAACTAA
- a CDS encoding MGMT family protein, with translation MSPFPKDKSVHYPYLKLDEKILDTIPMQVVSSPMARIWHIVGMIPEGKISSYGKVADLAGLPGRARYVSKALKLAPEQLSLPWHRVLNSHGKISFEQNSSAFQEQMELLRIEGIVVNRGKVNLSEFEWRPDLATLVMSMPF, from the coding sequence ATGTCGCCGTTTCCTAAAGATAAATCTGTGCACTACCCCTATCTGAAACTAGATGAAAAGATTTTAGACACGATACCTATGCAAGTAGTGTCGTCCCCTATGGCGAGAATTTGGCATATTGTTGGTATGATCCCAGAGGGAAAGATCAGCAGCTATGGCAAAGTCGCTGATCTTGCAGGCTTACCAGGGCGAGCACGTTATGTATCCAAAGCGCTTAAACTAGCACCAGAGCAGTTATCACTGCCTTGGCATAGAGTGCTCAATAGCCATGGCAAAATATCCTTCGAACAAAACTCATCCGCGTTTCAAGAACAGATGGAATTATTACGAATTGAAGGAATAGTAGTGAACCGAGGCAAAGTTAACTTGTCTGAGTTTGAGTGGCGTCCCGATCTAGCAACCTTAGTGATGTCGATGCCATTTTAG